The DNA window GGGCGGCGACGTCGACGAGGTGCGCGAGGGGAAGCGGTGGACGGCAGCGACTGCCGGTCGCCTCCAACGGGAGCGCGGCCGCGGGGAGGCGAGCGCTCCTGCGGCGGCGTGCGGCGATGGCGAGGGCTGCAGTGAGCAGCCAGGGGGCCGTGGAGGACGTGCCGCCACGAGGGCCGTCGCTCACGCCGGGGGTCACGGTGCAGCCGTTGCCGTGGAGAAGGGTGCTGGGATCGCCTTCGATCCCGAAGGTCGGGGAAGCGCCGCCAGCGCCAGCGCTGGTCGTGGGCGCGCCGCCGCCTTCGGCGCTGCCGCCCTCGCCGCCGGTGCCGCCTTCGCCGCCGGTGCCGGTCGGGAAGGTGCCGGGGATCTGGCCGGTGAAGCAGCCGCCAGCGATGCACTCGCCTTCGGGGCAAGGGGAGCCGTCGGTCTTGTAGGGGTGGACGCAGGAGCCGGTGGTGGGCTCGCAGAAGGCGACGCGGCAGGCCAGGGGGTCGGGCTGGATGCAGATGAACGGGTTGCTGCCGACGCAGGTGCCGGACTGGCAGGTGTCGGTCAGGGTGCAGGCGTTGCCGTCGTCGCAGGAGGAGCCGTCGGGCTTGGGGGGGTGGTTGCAGTCGCAGGCGTCGCCGATGCCGTCGTTGTTGATGTCGGCCTGGTCGGGGTTCGGGAAGAGGGGGCAGTTGTCGAGCGCGTCGGGGATGCCGTCGTTGTCGTCGTCGGGGTCGCAGGCGTCGCCGAGGCCGTCGCCGTCGGTGTCGGTCTGCGGGGTGTTGGGGGTGTCGATGCAGTTGTCGAGGGCGTCGGGGATGCCGTCGTCGTCGCTGTCGAAGGTGCAGGTGCCGGCGATGCAGGCGTGGGTGACGCACTCCTTGGGCAGGATGCACGGGGCGCCGGGAGGCTTGTCGGGGAGGCAGGCGCCGCTCGAGGTGCAGTGGGCGTCGGTGGTGCACTGGGTGTCGAGGACGCAGTGGGGGAGGCAGGCGCCGCTCGCGCAGAGGTAGGTGCCGCAGGACTGGAGGGCGTCAACGCAGGCGCCGAGGCCGTCGCAGGCGCGGGCCTGGATCTGGTTGGGGGGGAGGCAGGTGCCGGCGCCGCAAGGGGTGCCCTGGGGGCGCTTCTGGCAGGCGCCGGCGCCGTCGCACTGGCCGGTGTTGCCGCAGGGGGTGGCGTCGGCGGGGCAGGCGTCTTTCGGGTCGGTGCCGGCCTGGATCGGGCCGCACAGGCCGTCGATGCCGCTGCCGCCCGTGAGGGCCGCGGTGCAGGCGATGCACGGGCCGCTGCAGGCAGCGTTGCAGCAGACGTCGTTGACGCAGAAGCCGCTGGCGCAGGTGATGCCAGAGGTGCACGCCGCGCCGAACGGGAGGCCGCCCTGGGGGCCGGTGTAGAGCTCGGTCTGGGGGAGGGCGAGGCCGCCGAAATACCCGCCGACGACGAGCACACGGCCGTCGTTCAGTGGGGTCGCCGTGTGATGAAACCGGGCGGCGTACAGGGTCCCGGAGGGAGACCAGAGGCCCGTGGTCGGGCTGTAGATGGCGGTGCTTCCGAGGGGGTTGATGGCGAGGCCGCCTGCGACGAGCACGCTGCCGTCGCTCAGCAACGTCGCCGTGTGGTAGCTCGTGCCGATCGGCAGCGCGCCGGTGAGCGTCCAGGTGCCCGACAGGGGGTCGTACAGCTCCGCGCTCGTCCGGACGAAGCCGTCGCCCTCACCCCCCGCCACGAGGACGAGGCCGCTGTTCAGCAAGGTCGCCGTCAGCGCGTGTCGCGTGGCGCTCATCGGGATGCCGGTCGACCACGCCTCCGAGAGGGGATCGTACAGCTCCACGCTCGCCAGGGTGCCAGCCAGCCCGATGCCGCCCGTCACGAAGACGCGGCCGTCTCCCAGCAGGATCGCTCGACCGTCGAAGCGGGCGTCACTCAGGGCATCGGTGAACGCCCATGTCCCCGACTGGGGGTCGTACAGCTCCGCGCTCGCCATGGCGCCCGCGGGTCCGGTGCCGCCGGCGACGAGCACGCGGCCGTCGCTCAGCAAGGTCGCCGTGTGGCTGTAGCGCGCCTCGTTCAGCGCGCTCGTGGTCGTCCAGGTTCCCAGGATGGGGTCGTAGAGTTCGGCGCTCGCCTGGTAGGCGCTGCCGTTCCAGCCGCCGGCGACGAGCACACGGCCGTCTGCCAGCAAGGTCGCCGTGTGATAGCCCCGCGCGGTGGTCTGCGCGCCGGTGCTCGTCCACATCCCCGTCCCGGGACCATAGAGTTCGGCGCTCACGAGGGCGCTGCCGGACTCGAAGCCGCCGGCGACGAGGACGCGGCCGTCGTTCAGCAAGGTCGCGGTGTGCGAGAAGCGCTTCTCGTTCAGCGGGCTGGAGACGACCCAGGAGGTCATGGCTGCAGGCTTGTAGACCTCGGCGTCGTCGACGTTCTCGCCGCCGACGAGGAGCACGTCACCGCCCGGGAGCGCGGTGGCGGTGTGCATGGTGCGAGGGCGGTTCGTCGATGGGGCCAGGACCCACGCGGAGAGGGCGGGGTCGTACAGCTCCGCGCTCGCGAGGACGCCGCTGCTCCCCTGGCCGCCGGCGACGAGCACGCGGCCGTCGGCCAGGCGCGTCGCCTCGTGACGATGACGCGCCACGGAGAGCGGTCCGGTGGCGGTCCACGTCATCGACACGGGGTCGTACAGCTCCGCGCTCGCTTCGAACCCGGCGTCGCCACGGCCACCCGTGACGAGCACACGGCCACCGGTCAGCAAGGTCGCCGTGTGCTCGTAGCGCGGGGTGCCCAGCGATCCGGCGGCAGACCACGTGTTCGTGCCGGGGTCGTAGAGCTCGGCGCTCGCCAGAGGGCCGCTGCTCGCGATGCCGCCCGTCACGAGCACGCGGCCGTCGCTCAGCAGCGTCGCCGTGTGCATGTGGCGCCCCGTGGCCAGGGAGCCGACGGTCGCCCAGGTCTCCAGCGTGGGGTAGTGGATCTCCGCGCCGGTGTGGAAGACACCGGAGGCATAGCCCCCTGCGACGAGCACGCGGCCGTCGGCGAGCACAGTCGCGGTGTGACCCGAGCGCGCCACGCTCATCGCGTCGGTGTCCGCCCAGGTGTCCGTCAGGGGGTCGTAGCGCTGGGCGCTCGCCTCGTAGCCACCGCCTCCGAAGCCGCCTGCGACGAGCACACGGCCGTCGTCGAGCAAGGTCGCGGTGTGGTGATGGCGGCTGGCGTTCATCGCGCCGGTGGTCGTCCAGGTCCCCGTCTGCGGGTCGTGGAGCTCTGCGCTGTCGTGGAAGTCGACGTTGTCCCAGCCGCCTGCGACGAGCACGCGGCCGTCGTCGAGCAAGGTCGCGGTGTGGTTGAAGCGCGCGACGCTCATGGGGTTCAGGGGGAGCCAGAGGGGGTCGACCAGGACCGGCGCGTCCGAGGTCGCGACCCGCAGGGCGAGGGTCTCGCCCCGGGCTTCGAGCCGCACGTCGATGGGCTGGCCATCGCTCCCGAAGGCGCGCGGGGCGGTCACCTGGAGGCGCGCACGACCCGCGTCGTCCAGCAGCTCCACGGCATCGCCGCGCTGGCGAAGGGCCGCGCCGTCGACCTGCCATGTCACCTCGGTCTCGCGGGGGGGGCGCCCCTGCGCGTCGGGCTGGGGCGTGAGCAGGAGCCACTCTTCCACGCCGCCCGCCGCTGCACGCCAGAAGGAAGAGCCGCCCGCGCGCCGGTAGGTGACGGCGCCTTCGATCCGCTCGCCCGCACCCGTGGCGCCAGCTTCCCGCACGCGCACCGAGAAGCTGCCAGGGCCGTCGAGCGTGAGCCAGTCGCTGCCGTCGTGGGGGAGGTGTGCGCGAAGCTGTTGCCAGGTGCCGTTGGGGCCAGGGAGGCCCAGCGCGAAGCCGGTCGGGGTCGGAAAAGGAGAGTCGTCGGCGCCGTGGCCGAGGACCTCGTCGGCCTGCGCGGGGAATCGTCGGCGCAGGAGGTCCGCGGCGTCGCCCGGCACGTCGTCGGACGCGGCGCAGCCCAGCGAGCCCACCACCATCAGCATCGAGAGGACGAGCGTGGCGAGCCCCCACAGCCCAAGACCGTTTTTCATGCAGTACCCCGGAAGGCGAAGGCGCCCGTAAGCCAGAACGCGAAGAAGCGAGCTTCGCACGAGCGTGGTGGTCGAGGCCACACTTCCACAGGTGCTCGGGCTCGCTTTCCCTTTGCAGGGATGTGGACGGCGGCGGACCGCGTCCCACGTCGTTCCAGCGAGGTTCGAGGAGCGCTCGATGCTGCGGCAGGAGCGCTCGACGCTGCGATGGGTCTTCTACTGCCGGGGCTTCTACTGCCGGGGCTTCTGCGCTCCCGCGGAGCATCCACGCGGGCGACGGGCCGCCGCGAGGGCAGCGATGGCGGCGATCAACCAGGTGGGGTCGTGGCGGGTTCTGCTCTGGCCCGCAGCACCTGCCGCGGAGCAGCCGTTGCCGTGGAGGTGGGCGTACACGTCGCCTTCCAGGCCGATGCCAGGCGTCGCGCCGCCCGCGCCCGTGGTGGTGGTCGTCGTGGGCGCGCCGCCTTCGCCGCTGCCGCCTTCGCCACCGCCGCCGCTGCCGGTGGGGGAGGTGCCAGGGTTCTGGCCGGTGAAGCAGCCGCCCGCGATGCACTCGCCGTCGGGGCAAGGGGCGCCGTCGATCTTGACGGGGTGGGCGCAGGTGCCGATGGCGGGCTCGCAGACGGAGAAGCGGCAGGCCAGGGGGTCGGGCTGGGGGCAGGTGAAGGGGCTGCCGCCGACGCACGCGCCGTTCTGGCAGGTGTCGGCCAGGGTGCAGGGGTTGCCGTCGTCGCAGGGGGCGCCGTTGGGCTTCGCGGGGCTGGCGCAGTCGCAGGCGTCGCCGAGGCCATCGCCGTTGACGTCGGCCTGGTCGGGGTTCGGGATGAGGGGGCAGTTGTCGGCGGCGTCGAGGATGCCGTCGTTGTCGTCGTCGGGGTCGCAGGCGTCGCCGAGGCCATCGCCGTCAGTGTCGGTCTGCGGGGTGTTGGGGACGTCGGGGCAGTTGTCGAGCGCGTCGGGGATGTCGTCGCGGTCGGCGTCGGCGGCGCAGACGCTCGCGAGGCAGGCCTGGCTCTGGCACTCCTTGGGCAGTCGGCAGGGGGCGCCGAGGGGTTTGTCGAAGATGCAGGTGCCGTTCGAGGTGCAGTGGGCCTCGACGATGCACTGGTTGTCGATGACGCAGTGGGCGTAGCAGGCGCCGCTGTCGCAGAGGTAGTTGCCGCAGGGCTGGGGGACGTCGACGCAGGCGCCGAGGCCGTCGCAGGCGCGGGTCTGGGCCTGGTTGATGTCGAGGCAGGTGCCAGTGCCGCAGGAGGTGCCCTGGGGGCGCTTCTGACAGGCGCCGGCGCCGTCGCACTGGCCGGTGTTGCCGCAGGGGGTGTTCTCGGAGGGGCACTCGTCGCCAGGGTCGGTGCCGACGCGGACCGGGCCACACTGGCCGCTCACGCCGCCGCCTTTGAGGGCGACGGTGCAGGCAGCGCAGGTGCCGGTGCAGGGGGTGTCGCAGCAGACGCCGTCGGCGCAGAAGCCGGAGGCACAGGTGCCGCCCGAGGCACAGGCAGCGCCGAGGGGGAGGCCGCTCTGGAGGCTGCCGTGGAGCTCGGTCTGGGTGAGGAAGAAGCCGCCGGAGTGGCCGCCTGCCAGAAGGACGCGGCTGTCTTGCAGCAGGGTCGCGGTGCTCTCCATGCGCCCCCGGAACAGGGTGCCGACGCGAGACCAGCTGCTGTTGGCCGGGTCGAAGAGGGCGGTGTCGCCGAGCAGGCCGTTCGACGTGCGGCCGCCGGCGACGAGGACGCGGCCGTCGCTCAGCAGCGCCGCGGTGTGGCCGTAGCGCATGGCGCTGACGGAGAGCGCAGGGGTCCAGGTGCCGGTGCCCGGGTCGAACAGCTCGCCTTGCGCGATGTCGCTGCCGTGGCCCATGCCGCCGATCACGAGGACGCGGCCGTCGTTCAGCAGCGTCGCGGTGTGGCTGCCCCGCTCGATGCTCATCGGGCTCACGGGGATCCAGGAGCCGTTGCCTGGATCGTAGATCTCGGCGCTCGCCAGGAAGCTGACGGTGCCATAGCCCCCCGTGACCAGCACGCGGCCGTTGGCGAGCCGGGTCGCGGTGTGATGGGAGCGGGGGGTGGACATGGCGCCCGTCGTCGTCCAGGTGCCGCCCATCGGATCGTAGAGTTCGGCGCCTTCGTGAACGACCGCGCCCGACTTGCCACCGACCACCAGGACGCGACCGTCGCTCAGCAGGGTCGCGGTGTGGGCGTCACGCGCGAGGCTCATGGAGCCGGTGGGGGTCCAGACGTTCGTGGTGGGGTCGTAGATGTCCCCCCTTCGGTCGCCAGTGACCGATCCGGTCACCAGCACGCTGCCGGCGGCGAGCCGTGTCGCGGTGTGGCCGTACCGCGTCGTGCTCATCGGGCCGGCAGCGGTCCAGGTGCCGTTCGTCGGGTCATACAGCTCGGCGGTCGACAGGTGGCCTCCGTCGCCGTGACCTCCTGCGACGAGCACGCGGCCGTCGACCAGCGGCGTGGCAGAGGGGCCCGAGCGCGAGACGTTCATGGGCGCGCCAGGGGTCCAGGAGTTGGTGGCCGCAGGCAGGTACACCTCGGCGGTGGCCCAGGCCAGGCTCCCCGCGATGAGGATGTCGCCACTCTGGAGCAAAGTCGCGGTGTGCTCGGTCCTGGGAAAGACCATGGAGGGCGCGCGGGTCCAGGTGTCCTGGGCAGGGTCGTAGAGTTCGGCGCTGGCCTCTTCGTCGCCCCCCCAGGAGCCGCCGGTGACGAGCACGCGGCCATCTGCCGTGAGCACGGCGGCGTGATCGAAGCGCCCTCGGTCCATCGCGCCGACCTCGGTCCAGGTGCCGTTCGACGGGTCGTACAGCTCCGCGCTCACCTGGAGGCCGTCGTTTCCCTCGCCGCCCGTGACGAGGACGCGTCCGTCACTCAGCAGGGTCGCGGTGTGGCGGTAGCGCCCGATGTTCAGCGAGCCGGTCTGAGCCCAGGTGCCGTTCGACGGGTCGAACAGCTCCACGCTCGCGAGGTAGCCGCCGTTGCCATAGCCGCCGACGATGAGGACGCGGCCGTCGTTCAGCAAGGTGGCGGTGTGCGCGGAGCGGGCGAAGGTGATGGGGTCTTCGGCGAACCAGGAGGTGGTGGTCGTCTCGTAGATCAAGACCGAGGAGAGGTGGCTGCCGTTGTAGCCGCCGACGACGAGGACGTTGCCGCTGGGGAGCAGCGTCGCCGTGTGACGGAATCGGCCCGGGCCGGGGAAGTTGACGGGGGACCAGGTCCCGCCCACCGGATTGTACAGCTCCGCGCTCGGGGGGTAGTCGCCATTGCTCAGGCCACCGATGACGAGGACGCGGCCATTGCTCAGCGGCGTTGCGGAGTGGTAGGCGCGCGGGGCGTTCATGGCGCTGGTGAGGGCCCAGGCGCTCGTCGCGGGGTCGTACAGCTCGGCGCTCGCGAGTTCGTCGCCGAAGTGGTGACCTCCGACGATGAGGACGCGGCCGTTCGCGAGGCGGGTGGCGGTGTGGGCCTGACGCTCGATGCTCATGGCGGCCACGGGACGCCAGAGGGGGTCGACGAGGGCGAGGGCGCCTGCGGTTTCCACGCGCAGGGCGATGGTGGTGCCGCGGGCTTCGAGGGTGACGGGGAGCGAGCGGCCGTCTTCGCCGAAGGCGCGGGGCGCGGTCACCTGGAGGCGCGGTCGGCCCACGTCGTCGAGGAGGTCGATGGCGTCGGCACGCTGGCGCAAGGTGGCGCCGTCGATCTGCCAGGTGAGTTCGGTCTCGCGCGCGGTGGCTGCGGAGGAGGGTGCAGGATCGAGGAGGAGCCACTCTTCGATGCCGTCGGCCGCGGTGCGCCAGAAGGAGGCGCCGTCGTTGCGGCGGTAGCTGACGGTGGCATCGACGAGGTGGCCTGCGCCGGTGGCGCCGTCTTCGCGGACGCGGACGTGGAAGTCACCCGGGGCTTCGAGGTGGATCCAGTCGCTGCCGTCGCGAGGGAGCTGGGCGCGCACGGAGGGAGAGGTGTCGCGCGGGCCGGGGAGGCCGAGGGCGAAGCCGGTATCGGTGGAGACGGGTGCTGCGTCGGCGGGGTGGCCGAGGACTTCGGCGGCGTGGGCGGGGAAGCGCTGGCGTATGCGGTCGGCGGCGCTGCCTCCCAGGTCGTCGCGTGAGGCGCACCCGAGCACGCTCACCACCATCAGCAAGGTCACGAGGAACGTGACCAGGACCCGCAATCCGATCGAGCTTTTCATCGACGAAGTACCCCGAGATCTCGAGGGCGAGTCTCGCACGAGCGCGGAGAGTGGAACCACCCCTTCGTCGGCCGGATGGCAGGACTGCGGGGTCGAGCGGGCGGGGCGTCGTGCATGACGTGGGGCGTCGTGCGTGGGGTGCGCAGGGGGCGTTGTGCGTGGAGGGTGCACGAGCGGAGGGAGGGCGACGTGTCCGTGTCGGGCTGCGTGAAACCGGCGGCGTGTCAGGCGGCGTGAAACCAGCGGCGTGTCAGGCGGCGTGAGGCTTTCGGCGCTCGACAGGAGCGCGCGAGCACCTGTGTCGCTGCGTGGCGACGAGGGCCAGTGCGGTGAGCAGCCATGGCGTCATGGCGGTGCGGGGCGATGTGCCAGGAGCCCGTGACACGGAGCAACCACCGTCGTCGGACGTTCGCCCGGGACCGTTGCTGCCGCTGCTCGTGGTGGTGGGAGGTCCTCCGCCCTGCTGGCTGCCGCCCTCGCCCGTGGAGCTTCCACCTTCGCCCGCTGAGCCACCCACGCCCGCTGAGCCGCCGCCAGCGCCGCCAGCGCCGCTCCCCATGCTGGACACGCAGGTGCCCGCGAGGCAAAGGCCGCTCTGGCACGCCTCGGGGCGCGTGCAGGAAGCACCATCGGGCTCCAGCGGGTGACAGTTGCCGGTGCTGGTGCAGTAAGCGTCGGCGGTGCACTGCGCGTCGGCGGTGCAGGTCTCGATGCAGGCGCCCGCTTCGCAGAGGTAGATGCCGCAGGAGGTGATGGTGTCGACGCACGCGCCCTGGCCGTCGCACTGCGGTGCCTGCGCTTCGGTGGCGGCGATGCAGGTCGCAGCGCCGCACGAGGTGCCCTGGGGGGGCTTGTGGCAGGCGCCAGCGCCGTCACAGGTGCCGGTGTTGCCGCAGGGCGTGTCGTCGGAGGGGCAGTGGCCGACCGGGTCGGTGCCGCTCCGAACGGGGCCGCAGAGGCCGTCGGGGCCGCTGCTCTTGAGGGCGGCGGCGCAGGTGGTGCAGGTGCCGGAGCAGGCGGTGTCGCAGCAGATGCCGTCGACGCAGAAGCCGGAGATGCAGCCGGAGCCCGGCGTGCAGGCGTCGCCGAGGAGGGCGGTGGCGTGAAGCTCGGCCCGGGAGAGCGCCTGGGTGCCTTCGTAGCCGCCAGCCACGAGGACACGGCCGTCGTCGAGCAGGGTCGCGGTGGCGAAGAAGCGCTTGTCGTGCATGGTGCCGGCCGAGGACCAGAGGGCCGTGGTGGGGTCGTAGGTGAGGGCGCTCCCGAGGTAGGCGGTGCCGGCCCAGCCGCCGGTCACGAGCACCTGGCCGTCGACCAGGGAGGTCGCGGTGTGACCGTACCGCGCGACGTTCAAGGGGGCGGTGGGCGTCCAGGTCTGCGTGGTGGGGTCGTACAGCTCGGCGCTGGCGTTCTCGCCGGCGTTTCCGTGGCCGCCGACGACGAGGACGCGGCCGTCGCTCAGCGGGGTCGCGGTGTGGTGGCCGCGCTCGGTGGTCATCGCGCTCGTGGGGGTCCAGGTGCCCGTGGTCGGGTCGTACAGCTCGGCGCTGGCCGACACGGCGCCATCGCCGTAGCCGCCGGCGACGAGGACGCGGCCGTCGTCGAGCAGGGTCGCGGTGGCGTAGGCACGAGGCGCCGTCATCGCGCTGGTGGCCACCCAGAGGCCCGTGGTCGGGTCGTACAGCTCGGCGCCAGCGACGTCGCCGGTGTCGCCGAAGCCGCCGACGACGAGGACCCGGCCGTCGCTCAGCGAGGTCGCCCTGTGGTAACCGCGCGCGGTGGTCATCGGGCTGGTGGGGATCCAGGTGTCGGTGTTCGGGTCGTACAGCTCGGCGCTGGCCTTGTAGCCAGAGTAGTCCCAGCCGCCGGCGACGAGGACGCGGCCGTTGCTCAGCGGGGTCGCGGTGTGGAGGTAGCGGACGGTGGTCATCGCCGCCGCTGCGGTCCAGGTACCGGTCGAGAGGGCGTAGAGTTCCGCGCTGGCCTCGAAGCCGCTGTCGCTCTCGCCGCCAGCGACGAGGACGCGGCCGTCGCCCAGCAAGGTGGCGGTGGCGTAGGCCCGCAGGGTGGCCATCGCGCCGGTGGGGATCCAGGGGGTCTCGCCCGAGGGGGTGTACACCTCGGCGAGGGGGTGGGTCTCGCTGCCCACGAACAGGACGTCACCGCTCGGGAGGGGGGTGGCGGTGTGCTCGGCGCGAGGGAGGATCATCGTGGGGGCGTCGCGCCAGGTGTCGAGGGCGGGGTCATACAGCTCGACGCTGGCGTCGAGACCGCCGTTTCCCCAGCCGCCCGCGGCGAGGACGCGGCCGTCGTCGAGCAGGGTCGCGGTGTGGGCGTACCGCGCCTTGCGCAGGGGGCTCGCGGGGGTCCAGGTGCCCGTCGCGGGGTCGTACAGCTCGGCGTGCGTCTCGTAGCCGTCGTTGCTCTCGCCGCCGGTCACGAGGATGCGGCCGTCGTTCAGCGAGGTCGCAGTGTGGTGGTGGCGGGGGGTGAGCAGCGGGCCCGCAGGAGACCAGGCGCCCGTCGCGGGGTCGTACAGTTCGGCGCTGGCCATGCCGCCGCCGGAGCCGCCCGCGACGAGGACGCGGCCGTCGTTGAGCAGGGTGGCGGTGTGGTACGCGCGCGCCGCGGTCATGGGGGACGTGGGGGTCCAGGTGCCCGTGGCGGGGTCGTACAGCTCGGCGCTGGCCTCGGCGCCGCCGAAGAAGCCGCCAGTGACGAGGACGCGGCCGTCGTTCAGCGAGGTCGCAGTGTGCGCGTACCGGGCGTGGCTCAAGGAGGCGGTGGGGGTCCAGGTGCCCGTGGCGGGGTCGTACAGCTCGGCGCTGGCCTCGGCGCCACCGAGGTGACCCCCGGCGACGAGGACGCGGCCACTGGCCAGCAGGGTGGCCGTGTGGCGGTACCGGGCGGTGCCCAGGGGGCTGACGGGCGCCCAGGTGGCCGTGGTGGGGTCGTAGAGCTCGGCGCTGGCCTCGATGTCGCTTCCGAAGCCGCCTGCGGCGAGGACGCGGCCGTCGCCGAGCAGGGTGGCGGTGTGACCTTGCCGCGCGGCGCTCATGCTGCCGGCAGGGCTCCAGAGGGGATCGACGAGCACCCGCTCGCCCGAGGTCTCCACGTGGAGCACGAGGGTCGTGCCGCGCGCTTCCAGGGAGATGGGGACGGGCTGGCCCGCTTCGGTGAAGGCGCGGGGCGCCGTCACGTGGAGGCGGGCTCTCCCCTCCCCGTCCAGCAGGTCGACGGCATCGGCTCGCTGGCGCAGGGTGGCGCCCTCGATGCGCCAGGCCAGCTCGGACGTGCGCGCGGAGGGAGCGGGGTCCGGGGCCAGCACGAGCCACTCTTCGATGCCGCCCTCCACGGCGCGCCAGAAGGTCGCGCCGTTCTCGCGCGGGTAGGTGACGGCGCCGTCCAGGATCTCGCCAGGGCCAGCGGCGCCGATTTCCTGGATCCGCAGGGCGAAGCCGCCAGGGGCTTCGAGGTGAATCCAGTCGCTGCCTTCCCGAGGGAGGCGGGCACGAATGCGCTGGAAGGTGCCGCGCGGACCTGGAAGGCCGAGGGTGAAGCCGGCCTGGGTGGTGAGGGGGAGGTCGTCGGCGCCGCTGCCCAGCACCTCGGCGGCGTGGGCCGGGAAGTGCTGGTGAATGAGGTCGGCCACGCGGCTGCCTGGGTCGTCACGGGAGGCGCAACCGAATGCGCTCACCATCGTCCACAGGGTCACGAGGCGCGTGACCAGCAACCGCAGATCGATCCAGCTTTTCATCGAAGAGACTCCCCGGGTTCGGCGGGAGTCTCTCACAGGCATCGCGAGCGGAGCCACCCTCGTCGGCCCTGGGTGCGGAGTCAGCGTCGCGTGGGAGGAGAGGGAGGAGCCGCCGTGAATACGATTTTTATGACGGCTCGGTCCCGGGTTCCGCTGTCGAGAGGGAGAGAGGAGAGGCGATGCGCTCAAGGCTCGTGGACGTCGAGGCGGCGGGTCTGGACGCGCCAGGCGCCATAAGGGCGTTCGAGACGCAGGCTGGCATAGGTGGCGACGACGGCGCCAGCGTCGCTCACGGCGAGGGTGGGCGCCTCGTCGTGTGCGTCGTCGCTGGTGATGGGGAAGTGCGCGAGGATCTCACCGTGGGTGCCGATGACGGCGCCCATGAGGTCGTCGCTGGTGGGGCCGCAGGCCTTCCAGCCGAGAACGTAATGCTCGCCGTTGAAGACGACGCTCGACGCGCCGAGGTCCACGGTGTTCAGGGGAGCGGCGACCTCGTAGGGGTTGGCAAAGGAATCGCGGATCGGGCACTCGGGGTGCTCGGCGACGAGGAGGGGCTGCGCGTCGAGGAGCGTGCCGTCGAAGCCGACGCGGCGGGCCATGATGCGGGACACGCCGCCCATGTGTTCGTGCCAGGCGACGAGGGCGTGGTCGGGGCTGCGGGTGATGGCGAGGGACCAGGCCTTGGTGCTGGCGTCGGTCACGTCGGTCATGGGGCCGAACCACCAGAAGCCAGGGTGGAACAGGCTCGCACGGATGGGGCCGCTGCCGAAGACGGAGGGGATCCAAGCGATGAAGTGATCGTATTCCTGGACGGGGACGCCCGCGATGTTCGCGCCGCCGTGGCGAGGGAAGTCGCTGGGCATGAAGGGGCCGTCGGTGAGGCCATGGGGGTGGTAATAGCTGCCCATGGGCATGAAGTGCATGTTGTCCACGAAG is part of the Chondromyces crocatus genome and encodes:
- a CDS encoding kelch repeat-containing protein is translated as MKSSIGLRVLVTFLVTLLMVVSVLGCASRDDLGGSAADRIRQRFPAHAAEVLGHPADAAPVSTDTGFALGLPGPRDTSPSVRAQLPRDGSDWIHLEAPGDFHVRVREDGATGAGHLVDATVSYRRNDGASFWRTAADGIEEWLLLDPAPSSAATARETELTWQIDGATLRQRADAIDLLDDVGRPRLQVTAPRAFGEDGRSLPVTLEARGTTIALRVETAGALALVDPLWRPVAAMSIERQAHTATRLANGRVLIVGGHHFGDELASAELYDPATSAWALTSAMNAPRAYHSATPLSNGRVLVIGGLSNGDYPPSAELYNPVGGTWSPVNFPGPGRFRHTATLLPSGNVLVVGGYNGSHLSSVLIYETTTTSWFAEDPITFARSAHTATLLNDGRVLIVGGYGNGGYLASVELFDPSNGTWAQTGSLNIGRYRHTATLLSDGRVLVTGGEGNDGLQVSAELYDPSNGTWTEVGAMDRGRFDHAAVLTADGRVLVTGGSWGGDEEASAELYDPAQDTWTRAPSMVFPRTEHTATLLQSGDILIAGSLAWATAEVYLPAATNSWTPGAPMNVSRSGPSATPLVDGRVLVAGGHGDGGHLSTAELYDPTNGTWTAAGPMSTTRYGHTATRLAAGSVLVTGSVTGDRRGDIYDPTTNVWTPTGSMSLARDAHTATLLSDGRVLVVGGKSGAVVHEGAELYDPMGGTWTTTGAMSTPRSHHTATRLANGRVLVTGGYGTVSFLASAEIYDPGNGSWIPVSPMSIERGSHTATLLNDGRVLVIGGMGHGSDIAQGELFDPGTGTWTPALSVSAMRYGHTAALLSDGRVLVAGGRTSNGLLGDTALFDPANSSWSRVGTLFRGRMESTATLLQDSRVLLAGGHSGGFFLTQTELHGSLQSGLPLGAACASGGTCASGFCADGVCCDTPCTGTCAACTVALKGGGVSGQCGPVRVGTDPGDECPSENTPCGNTGQCDGAGACQKRPQGTSCGTGTCLDINQAQTRACDGLGACVDVPQPCGNYLCDSGACYAHCVIDNQCIVEAHCTSNGTCIFDKPLGAPCRLPKECQSQACLASVCAADADRDDIPDALDNCPDVPNTPQTDTDGDGLGDACDPDDDNDGILDAADNCPLIPNPDQADVNGDGLGDACDCASPAKPNGAPCDDGNPCTLADTCQNGACVGGSPFTCPQPDPLACRFSVCEPAIGTCAHPVKIDGAPCPDGECIAGGCFTGQNPGTSPTGSGGGGEGGSGEGGAPTTTTTTGAGGATPGIGLEGDVYAHLHGNGCSAAGAAGQSRTRHDPTWLIAAIAALAAARRPRGCSAGAQKPRQ
- a CDS encoding kelch repeat-containing protein is translated as MKNGLGLWGLATLVLSMLMVVGSLGCAASDDVPGDAADLLRRRFPAQADEVLGHGADDSPFPTPTGFALGLPGPNGTWQQLRAHLPHDGSDWLTLDGPGSFSVRVREAGATGAGERIEGAVTYRRAGGSSFWRAAAGGVEEWLLLTPQPDAQGRPPRETEVTWQVDGAALRQRGDAVELLDDAGRARLQVTAPRAFGSDGQPIDVRLEARGETLALRVATSDAPVLVDPLWLPLNPMSVARFNHTATLLDDGRVLVAGGWDNVDFHDSAELHDPQTGTWTTTGAMNASRHHHTATLLDDGRVLVAGGFGGGGYEASAQRYDPLTDTWADTDAMSVARSGHTATVLADGRVLVAGGYASGVFHTGAEIHYPTLETWATVGSLATGRHMHTATLLSDGRVLVTGGIASSGPLASAELYDPGTNTWSAAGSLGTPRYEHTATLLTGGRVLVTGGRGDAGFEASAELYDPVSMTWTATGPLSVARHRHEATRLADGRVLVAGGQGSSGVLASAELYDPALSAWVLAPSTNRPRTMHTATALPGGDVLLVGGENVDDAEVYKPAAMTSWVVSSPLNEKRFSHTATLLNDGRVLVAGGFESGSALVSAELYGPGTGMWTSTGAQTTARGYHTATLLADGRVLVAGGWNGSAYQASAELYDPILGTWTTTSALNEARYSHTATLLSDGRVLVAGGTGPAGAMASAELYDPQSGTWAFTDALSDARFDGRAILLGDGRVFVTGGIGLAGTLASVELYDPLSEAWSTGIPMSATRHALTATLLNSGLVLVAGGEGDGFVRTSAELYDPLSGTWTLTGALPIGTSYHTATLLSDGSVLVAGGLAINPLGSTAIYSPTTGLWSPSGTLYAARFHHTATPLNDGRVLVVGGYFGGLALPQTELYTGPQGGLPFGAACTSGITCASGFCVNDVCCNAACSGPCIACTAALTGGSGIDGLCGPIQAGTDPKDACPADATPCGNTGQCDGAGACQKRPQGTPCGAGTCLPPNQIQARACDGLGACVDALQSCGTYLCASGACLPHCVLDTQCTTDAHCTSSGACLPDKPPGAPCILPKECVTHACIAGTCTFDSDDDGIPDALDNCIDTPNTPQTDTDGDGLGDACDPDDDNDGIPDALDNCPLFPNPDQADINNDGIGDACDCNHPPKPDGSSCDDGNACTLTDTCQSGTCVGSNPFICIQPDPLACRVAFCEPTTGSCVHPYKTDGSPCPEGECIAGGCFTGQIPGTFPTGTGGEGGTGGEGGSAEGGGAPTTSAGAGGASPTFGIEGDPSTLLHGNGCTVTPGVSDGPRGGTSSTAPWLLTAALAIAARRRRSARLPAAALPLEATGSRCRPPLPLAHLVDVAAPATSGPRTTK